Proteins encoded in a region of the Benincasa hispida cultivar B227 chromosome 2, ASM972705v1, whole genome shotgun sequence genome:
- the LOC120070873 gene encoding photosystem I chlorophyll a/b-binding protein 6, chloroplastic, with translation MALSISSTAFSTLPIRESFHRGHSPGKFPNYELRRDYYRLKAAKSGVSSVCEPLPPDRPLWFPGSSPPEWLDGSLPGDFGFDPLGLGSDPETLKWFAQAELMHARWAMLAVAGILLPEWFESLGLIQDFSWYDAGSRQYFADSTTLLVAQLALMGWVEGRPEPVMVLRTKEIKNGRLAMLAFVGLWFQAIYTGQGPLENLAAHVADPGHCNIFSAFSAGSG, from the exons ATGGCCCTTTCAATTTCTTCAACTGCGTTCTCGACTCTCCCAATCAG AGAATCGTTTCACAGAGGACATTCTCCGGGAAAATTCCCAAATTATGAGCTCCGGCGGGATTATTACCGTTTGAAAGCTGCGAAATCCGGCGTGTCCAGCGTTTGTGAACCGCTCCCTCCCGACAGACCCCTCTGGTTCCCCGGCAGCAGCCCGCCGGAGTGGCTCGACGGCAG CCTTCCCGGTGATTTTGGGTTCGATCCGCTTGGATTGG GTTCTGACCCAGAGACACTAAAATGGTTCGCACAAGCGGAGCTAATGCACGCAAGATGGGCAATGCTAGCCGTAGCCGGAATCTTATTACCGGAATGGTTCGAAAGCTTAGGACTAATACAAGATTTCTCATGGTACGACGCCGGATCGCGGCAGTATTTTGCAGACTCGACGACATTGCTGGTGGCGCAGTTGGCGTTGATGGGGTGGGTGGAGGGGCGGCCGGAGCCGGTCATGGTGTTGCGGACTAAGGAGATCAAGAATGGGCGGCTGGCCATGTTGGcgtttgttggtttgtggtttCAGGCTATTTATACTGGCCAAGGGCCGCTTGAGAATCTCGCTGCCCACGTGGCAGATCCCGGCCATTGCAACATCTTTTCG